In Pedobacter sp. WC2423, the following are encoded in one genomic region:
- a CDS encoding DUF4153 domain-containing protein, with the protein MMTFPSLKNLQQSVYRVLKRFPFEMLFAFIATLATIAYIELESLNYLKESWCKRVIMTAALGVVISLATTLFCESRSIKTSQRLIYNLITALLTTTLFFTFNPLINTADLIRFFLLILAGHLLVAFAAFTKAGAIQGFWQFNKTLFLHFLTCMLYSTALYAGIAAAIGAMNLLFNADFKHDTFYILWVCVTGIFNTIFFLSGVPDDFAKLNQDFSYPKGLKIFTQYVLIPLATIYVVILLAYELKILVQWRLPKGFVSNLILGYAVFGILSLLLIFPIREKAENKWIKTFARTFYFLMLPLLCLLFIALSTRIALYGLTEPRYFLTFLACWLLFITLYFLLSKKQNIKVIPISLFLLTVLSIYGPQSAFSVSTYSQKSILLGIFKDNHAFQAGRMVRINKISKENGEKAVATLEYLIGHNDFDVLQPYVTKDLKAVNDSLSKAKDSYGHLRTSRYEILDQKMRWIINYFGLKKFSGYRFYFDHDDQQEKQYILNTTEPDITVITGFDFMIDQTNIDFTDTHSQYMINHISINTETKKAGILKLSLNNEVAVFNINELISELMKQESKLKPYLQKPNRDDPPEYNLPPALLSFTKKTKNFLVTLELKTISFSTNKNQKINSLGYTKGVYLIKKR; encoded by the coding sequence ATGATGACATTTCCTTCTCTTAAAAACTTACAACAAAGTGTATATCGTGTTTTAAAGCGTTTTCCTTTTGAAATGCTTTTTGCATTCATTGCAACTTTAGCAACAATAGCATATATAGAACTGGAGAGCCTGAATTATCTAAAGGAAAGCTGGTGCAAAAGAGTAATAATGACAGCTGCCCTGGGAGTGGTGATTAGCCTGGCTACTACCCTCTTTTGTGAAAGCCGGTCAATTAAAACTTCGCAGCGGCTGATTTATAACCTGATTACAGCATTACTCACGACGACGTTATTTTTTACTTTTAATCCGCTTATAAATACTGCTGATCTGATCCGGTTTTTCTTACTGATCCTTGCCGGACACTTACTGGTCGCTTTTGCTGCATTCACTAAAGCTGGCGCTATACAGGGTTTCTGGCAATTTAATAAAACGCTGTTCCTGCACTTTTTAACCTGCATGCTTTACAGCACTGCCTTATATGCTGGTATCGCAGCTGCAATTGGTGCAATGAACCTCTTATTTAATGCAGACTTTAAGCACGATACTTTTTACATCCTATGGGTTTGTGTTACAGGTATATTCAATACGATATTTTTTCTTTCTGGCGTTCCCGATGATTTTGCTAAACTCAACCAGGATTTCAGCTATCCAAAGGGATTAAAAATATTTACTCAATATGTTCTGATACCACTTGCCACCATATATGTAGTGATTCTGCTGGCTTATGAATTAAAAATATTGGTACAGTGGAGGCTGCCTAAGGGATTCGTTTCCAACTTGATTTTAGGTTATGCAGTGTTTGGTATACTTTCCTTATTACTTATTTTCCCCATACGGGAAAAAGCAGAAAACAAATGGATTAAGACGTTTGCGCGTACTTTTTATTTTCTAATGCTGCCGCTCTTGTGCTTGTTATTTATAGCACTGAGTACAAGAATAGCTCTTTATGGTTTGACAGAACCCCGCTATTTTTTAACATTCCTGGCATGCTGGTTACTATTTATTACGCTTTATTTCCTGTTATCAAAAAAGCAAAATATCAAAGTAATCCCAATTTCGCTATTCCTGCTTACTGTATTATCTATTTATGGGCCTCAAAGTGCATTTTCTGTTTCGACCTATTCTCAAAAAAGTATTCTGCTAGGTATTTTTAAAGATAATCATGCTTTTCAAGCTGGCAGAATGGTAAGAATCAATAAGATTTCTAAAGAAAATGGGGAGAAAGCGGTAGCTACTTTAGAATATCTTATTGGTCATAATGATTTTGATGTCCTGCAGCCCTATGTTACGAAAGATCTGAAGGCGGTTAACGATTCTCTAAGCAAGGCCAAAGATAGTTATGGACATCTACGTACTTCAAGATATGAGATACTGGATCAAAAGATGAGATGGATAATCAACTATTTCGGATTAAAGAAATTCTCAGGATATCGTTTCTATTTTGACCATGACGATCAGCAGGAGAAACAGTATATTCTGAATACGACCGAGCCGGATATTACAGTAATAACTGGTTTTGATTTCATGATTGATCAGACAAATATTGATTTTACTGATACTCATAGTCAATATATGATTAATCATATATCTATAAATACAGAAACTAAAAAGGCAGGCATATTAAAACTCAGTCTGAATAATGAAGTGGCTGTATTCAATATCAATGAGCTGATCAGTGAGTTGATGAAACAGGAATCAAAGCTAAAACCTTACTTGCAAAAGCCGAACCGTGATGATCCTCCGGAATATAATTTGCCGCCCGCATTATTGAGCTTCACTAAAAAGACGAAAAACTTCCTGGTTACGCTTGAGCTTAAAACTATCAGCTTCTCTACGAATAAAAATCAAAAAATAAATTCTCTGGGTTATACTAAAGGAGTTTATCTGATTAAGAAAAGATAA
- a CDS encoding RNA polymerase sigma factor has product MEILDNRGKRIVEKMPWTEEELFSHVKAGNKNAFEQLYRDHSGGIYCNLRRMTRDDELAKEILQDVFTKVWEKKAALNVNKPFHYYLFRMAQNSVTNFYRSIKRDKKMLENLQLLASEITHQPIETIKTGVEEELLLQAVDCLSPRRKKIFVLCKLEGKSYQEASKILGISVSTIGDHIVKGTKTIKQQLMKSKQYSSFQTFQC; this is encoded by the coding sequence ATGGAGATATTAGACAATAGAGGAAAAAGAATTGTAGAAAAAATGCCCTGGACTGAAGAAGAACTATTCAGTCATGTCAAAGCGGGAAATAAAAATGCTTTTGAACAACTATATAGAGATCATAGCGGTGGCATTTATTGCAACCTGAGAAGAATGACCAGGGATGACGAGCTTGCTAAAGAAATCCTTCAGGATGTTTTTACTAAGGTTTGGGAAAAAAAAGCCGCACTTAATGTTAATAAACCTTTTCATTATTATCTATTCCGTATGGCTCAAAATTCGGTTACAAATTTCTATCGCAGTATTAAGCGGGATAAAAAGATGCTGGAAAATCTCCAGCTTCTAGCTTCAGAAATTACGCATCAGCCAATTGAAACCATAAAAACAGGAGTAGAGGAGGAGTTATTGCTCCAGGCAGTAGACTGCCTTTCCCCAAGAAGGAAAAAGATATTTGTTCTCTGCAAACTGGAAGGCAAATCATACCAGGAGGCCAGTAAAATTCTGGGAATAAGTGTTTCTACGATAGGTGATCATATTGTTAAGGGGACGAAAACAATTAAACAACAACTGATGAAATCAAAGCAATACTCTTCTTTTCAGACATTTCAATGCTGA
- a CDS encoding acetyl-CoA C-acyltransferase, translating to MREVVIVSALRTPIGSFGGSLSGFTATQLGGFAIKAAVEKAGIKPEHVQEVYMGNVLSANVGQAPATQAAKFAGLPDVPATTINKVCASGTKAIMLAAQSIASGQNDIVVAGGMESMSNVPYYLDKARTGYRLGHGQLTDGLVKDGLWDVYNDYHMGSAAELCASTYNISREAQDNYAVSSYKRAQASINDGKFNAEIIPVEVVDRKGNATIVDKDEDAYSVNFEKLPGLKPVFKKDGTITAANASALNDGAAALVLMSADKAKELGLKPLARILSYADAQQAPEWFTTAPSKAIPLALQRAGKDMADVDFFEINEAFSVVSLANNQEMGLNESQVNVNGGAVAMGHPLGASGARIVVTLISVLNQNKGKIGVAGICNGGGGASALVIENLN from the coding sequence ATGAGAGAAGTAGTTATCGTATCAGCATTAAGGACACCAATAGGAAGTTTCGGCGGTTCGCTGTCAGGTTTTACAGCTACCCAATTGGGAGGTTTTGCCATTAAAGCTGCTGTTGAAAAAGCGGGAATCAAACCTGAACATGTGCAGGAAGTATATATGGGTAATGTTTTATCTGCAAATGTAGGTCAGGCACCAGCTACTCAGGCGGCTAAATTTGCCGGTTTACCTGATGTTCCAGCAACCACAATTAATAAAGTATGTGCTTCTGGTACAAAAGCGATCATGCTTGCAGCACAAAGTATTGCTTCAGGACAAAATGATATTGTTGTTGCTGGCGGAATGGAAAGTATGAGTAACGTTCCTTATTATCTTGATAAAGCCAGAACAGGTTACAGATTAGGGCATGGGCAGTTAACCGATGGCTTGGTTAAAGATGGCTTATGGGATGTTTATAATGACTACCATATGGGTTCTGCTGCCGAATTATGCGCCTCAACTTATAACATTAGCCGCGAGGCACAGGATAATTACGCAGTGAGTTCTTATAAAAGAGCACAGGCTTCTATCAATGATGGTAAATTCAACGCGGAAATCATTCCTGTTGAAGTAGTTGACCGTAAAGGAAATGCGACAATCGTTGATAAAGATGAAGATGCTTACTCGGTTAATTTTGAAAAGTTACCAGGGTTGAAACCAGTATTCAAAAAAGACGGAACAATTACTGCAGCAAATGCATCAGCATTAAATGATGGTGCAGCAGCATTGGTTTTGATGAGTGCAGATAAAGCAAAAGAACTTGGTTTAAAACCACTGGCGCGTATTTTAAGTTATGCTGATGCACAACAAGCACCAGAATGGTTCACAACTGCACCTTCAAAAGCTATTCCATTAGCGTTGCAAAGAGCGGGAAAAGATATGGCTGATGTAGATTTCTTTGAGATCAACGAAGCTTTTTCTGTAGTTTCTTTAGCTAATAATCAGGAAATGGGCTTAAATGAATCTCAGGTGAACGTAAACGGTGGTGCTGTTGCGATGGGACATCCGCTGGGTGCTTCCGGTGCAAGAATTGTAGTTACCCTAATCTCTGTACTGAACCAGAACAAGGGCAAAATCGGCGTTGCCGGAATTTGCAATGGTGGCGGTGGCGCAAGTGCATTGGTTATTGAAAATTTAAATTAA
- a CDS encoding peptide MFS transporter, with the protein MNETIKVKHPKGLTFLFLSEMWERFGYYLMIGIFTLYLKDVKAGFSMTEAESADLYGTFIALVFLTPFLGGLIADRYLGYAKSIILGGLLMGVGYCMMAIHSLPILYLSMTLVIIGNGFFKPNISTLLGNIYSTPEYSAKKDEGYNIFYMGINIGAFICNFFGAALYIMLGWGYAFIAAGIGMFIGVAIFIYGMKHYSAFDIKKGVKDGDMSFLKIVLVILVPSVIAGVIGWVLPTKLMGHALVGSASTDAFIFACVPVIYFYGSLLAKADKDEKRPIAALLTIFAVVILFWAVFKQNGTALTTWADRYTDRHLQNPVAEKTFSKLNFSQNFTYSKDSIPLYDNAFRIQKKDGVVLKEYNYPTYFKNIPANKLPAEGGKVELWATNLSQSINPAWVILLTPLVVAFFTWLRNRNREPSTATKIAFGLFISALSVLVMIGAVYAGSNGAEKVSVLWLVAGYGVITIGELFLSPMGLSLVSKLSPVRITSLMMGGWFLATSIGNKLSGVLATLWDTYENKANFFWVNFSLLLFSAVIAFFLLKWLNGIMEEKGIK; encoded by the coding sequence ATGAATGAAACCATTAAAGTAAAGCATCCGAAAGGACTGACTTTCCTTTTCCTGTCTGAGATGTGGGAACGTTTTGGATATTACCTGATGATAGGGATCTTCACCCTATATTTAAAAGATGTTAAAGCCGGTTTTTCAATGACCGAGGCTGAATCTGCCGACTTATATGGTACTTTTATTGCACTTGTTTTTCTTACTCCATTTTTAGGCGGATTAATTGCTGACCGTTATTTGGGTTATGCAAAATCAATCATCCTGGGCGGGTTATTAATGGGTGTTGGTTATTGCATGATGGCTATCCATAGTTTACCAATTCTATATCTTTCCATGACACTGGTTATTATTGGAAATGGGTTTTTCAAACCAAATATTTCTACCTTACTGGGTAATATTTATTCTACGCCTGAGTATTCAGCTAAAAAAGATGAGGGTTATAATATCTTTTATATGGGTATTAATATTGGTGCTTTTATCTGTAATTTCTTTGGTGCAGCATTGTATATCATGCTGGGCTGGGGTTATGCATTTATCGCAGCAGGTATTGGAATGTTCATTGGTGTAGCTATTTTCATCTACGGAATGAAGCATTACAGCGCTTTTGATATTAAAAAAGGTGTGAAAGACGGTGATATGTCTTTCTTGAAAATTGTATTGGTAATTTTAGTCCCTTCTGTTATTGCAGGAGTGATTGGCTGGGTACTTCCCACTAAATTAATGGGCCATGCACTGGTGGGTTCTGCTTCTACTGATGCATTTATCTTTGCTTGTGTTCCTGTAATCTATTTTTACGGCTCTTTACTTGCTAAAGCCGATAAAGACGAAAAAAGACCGATTGCTGCATTACTCACAATATTTGCTGTCGTAATTCTTTTTTGGGCGGTATTCAAACAAAACGGTACTGCATTAACAACCTGGGCTGATCGCTATACAGACAGGCATTTACAAAACCCCGTTGCCGAAAAAACCTTCTCTAAACTTAATTTTTCACAAAACTTCACCTATTCGAAAGACTCTATACCTTTATATGACAACGCATTCCGGATTCAAAAGAAAGACGGAGTTGTGTTAAAAGAATACAATTACCCTACTTATTTTAAAAATATCCCAGCGAATAAGCTTCCGGCAGAAGGTGGTAAAGTTGAGCTTTGGGCAACTAATCTAAGCCAATCCATAAATCCTGCCTGGGTGATTTTACTGACCCCATTAGTAGTCGCATTCTTTACCTGGCTTCGCAACAGAAACAGGGAACCGAGTACGGCCACAAAAATTGCGTTTGGCTTATTCATTTCAGCGCTTTCTGTACTGGTGATGATTGGTGCTGTTTATGCTGGCAGTAACGGTGCTGAAAAAGTTTCGGTTTTATGGCTGGTAGCAGGTTACGGAGTCATCACCATTGGTGAACTGTTTTTAAGCCCGATGGGCTTATCACTGGTTTCGAAGTTAAGTCCGGTAAGAATCACTTCCCTGATGATGGGCGGGTGGTTCCTGGCAACTTCTATTGGAAATAAGTTATCAGGTGTACTGGCTACGCTCTGGGATACTTATGAAAATAAAGCCAATTTCTTTTGGGTAAACTTTAGCCTTCTTCTTTTCTCTGCCGTTATAGCTTTCTTTCTTTTAAAATGGCTGAATGGTATTATGGAGGAAAAAGGAATAAAATAG
- a CDS encoding peptide MFS transporter, which produces MDQSEILKPEQLDAAQKGHPKGLYVLFATEMWERFNYYGMRAILVLFMTKALLFDKAFASNLYGSYTGLVYLTPLIGGFIADRYWGNRRSIVTGGILMALGELIMFGCASLYHTMPDISTFLFFTGLGFMISGNGFFKPNISSMVGQLYPKSDRRIDAAYTIFYMGINVGGALGPFICGYFGDTGNPADFKWAFLAAAIAMAIGVIVFINFRDKYVRDPNGDLLGLKPANPGDKKVSPVLVYLGLFAFSALCVGMLYIDAKIVSYLSYLLIIAVVGIAIMIFTDKTLSKIEKKKISVIFIVAFFVLFFWSAFEQAGASLTFFAEEQTQRNLGFFTVPSSWFQSLNSIFVVVFAPVFAWLWIKLGRKEPSAPTKMALGLMLLALGYLVIATGVKDVGAGIKVSMIYLIGMYAFHTWGELCLSPIGLSLVNKLSPLKLSSLLMAVWFLANAGANVLAGKLSSKYPEEEAKVAEYKVSPLVLTNSAIDWQQVANNKKNIQQWDLSTVKKNAHSLSPDSLVALSITKVQQAVTIDTNKINRIAPRKLDEAEIAKLAVAGEKEGKFLLGTNAAQTEVYIIKGSDKTASIVEVYNLNPEKPDFMGYTIKNLYDFFMLFVVMAGIASVILFFITKWLQKTMNATS; this is translated from the coding sequence ATGGATCAATCTGAAATCCTTAAGCCGGAGCAATTAGACGCTGCTCAGAAAGGCCATCCAAAAGGATTATATGTACTGTTCGCTACCGAGATGTGGGAACGTTTCAATTACTACGGTATGCGGGCTATTTTGGTGCTTTTTATGACCAAAGCCTTATTATTTGACAAAGCGTTTGCGTCAAATTTATACGGAAGTTATACAGGTCTTGTATACCTGACTCCACTAATCGGTGGTTTTATCGCCGACAGATACTGGGGAAACAGACGATCTATTGTAACCGGAGGTATACTGATGGCATTGGGAGAGCTGATTATGTTCGGCTGTGCTTCCCTTTATCATACGATGCCTGATATTTCAACCTTCTTATTCTTTACAGGCTTAGGCTTCATGATTTCGGGTAATGGTTTCTTTAAACCAAACATATCTTCGATGGTTGGTCAGCTTTATCCTAAGAGTGACCGGCGCATTGATGCTGCTTACACGATTTTTTATATGGGAATCAATGTTGGTGGTGCACTGGGCCCTTTTATCTGCGGATATTTTGGTGATACTGGTAATCCTGCAGATTTTAAATGGGCTTTCCTTGCTGCGGCAATCGCGATGGCTATTGGGGTTATTGTTTTCATCAACTTCAGAGATAAGTATGTTCGTGATCCAAATGGAGATCTTTTAGGCTTAAAGCCAGCTAATCCTGGTGATAAAAAAGTTTCACCAGTTCTGGTTTATCTGGGTTTATTTGCTTTTTCTGCATTATGCGTGGGTATGTTATATATCGATGCTAAAATTGTGAGTTATTTAAGCTACCTGCTGATCATTGCAGTAGTTGGTATTGCTATCATGATTTTCACAGATAAAACACTTTCGAAGATTGAGAAGAAAAAGATATCAGTAATTTTTATAGTTGCTTTCTTCGTTTTATTTTTCTGGAGTGCATTTGAACAGGCTGGAGCTTCATTAACGTTTTTTGCAGAAGAACAGACACAAAGAAATTTAGGTTTCTTCACAGTGCCTTCTAGCTGGTTCCAATCTTTAAATTCCATTTTCGTAGTTGTCTTTGCGCCGGTATTTGCCTGGTTATGGATTAAATTGGGCAGAAAAGAACCTTCTGCTCCCACCAAAATGGCATTGGGTTTAATGTTGCTTGCCTTAGGATACCTGGTTATTGCAACTGGTGTTAAAGATGTTGGTGCAGGGATCAAGGTAAGTATGATTTACCTGATTGGTATGTACGCTTTCCATACCTGGGGTGAGTTATGTCTTTCTCCTATCGGGTTATCATTGGTAAATAAGCTTTCTCCGCTAAAACTTTCTTCTCTTTTAATGGCAGTATGGTTCCTTGCAAATGCAGGTGCAAACGTACTGGCAGGAAAATTAAGTTCTAAATATCCTGAAGAGGAGGCCAAAGTAGCAGAATATAAGGTTAGTCCTTTGGTATTAACAAATAGTGCGATTGATTGGCAACAGGTTGCTAATAACAAAAAGAATATTCAGCAGTGGGATTTGAGTACTGTTAAAAAGAATGCTCATTCACTTAGTCCTGATTCTTTAGTAGCACTTTCAATTACTAAGGTTCAACAGGCAGTTACTATTGATACGAATAAAATTAACAGAATTGCTCCCAGAAAATTAGATGAGGCAGAAATTGCGAAATTAGCTGTTGCTGGTGAAAAGGAAGGTAAATTCTTATTGGGTACAAATGCAGCTCAAACTGAGGTTTATATTATTAAAGGTAGTGACAAGACTGCTTCTATAGTAGAGGTTTACAATCTTAATCCTGAGAAACCTGATTTCATGGGTTATACGATCAAAAATCTATATGATTTCTTTATGTTGTTTGTAGTGATGGCGGGTATTGCTTCGGTGATCTTGTTTTTCATTACCAAATGGTTACAGAAAACAATGAATGCGACTTCTTAG
- a CDS encoding polyprenol monophosphomannose synthase — MSDSLVIIPTYNEKENIEKIIRKVFNLSFSFEVLIIDDGSPDGTADIVKRLQLEFPGLHMEQRTGKLGLGTAYIHGFKWALQRSYNYIFEMDADFSHNPDDLFALREACAGGADVAIGSRYVRGVNVVNWPMSRVLMSYFASMYVRLITRINIQDATAGFKCYRRVVLETIPFDKIRFVGYAFQIEMKFTAIKYGFNVVEVPIIFTDRTEGTSKMSTRIFREAFVGVIQMKVTSWFRSYKR; from the coding sequence GTGTCAGACAGCCTAGTCATTATCCCTACCTATAACGAAAAAGAAAATATTGAGAAGATTATCCGTAAGGTTTTTAACCTGAGTTTTTCTTTTGAGGTTTTAATTATTGATGATGGGTCGCCTGATGGAACGGCTGATATTGTAAAGAGGTTACAGTTGGAGTTTCCTGGTTTACATATGGAGCAAAGAACTGGTAAACTGGGTTTAGGAACTGCTTATATCCATGGTTTTAAGTGGGCGTTACAGCGTTCTTATAACTACATTTTTGAGATGGATGCTGATTTTTCTCATAATCCTGATGATTTATTTGCGTTAAGGGAGGCTTGTGCAGGCGGTGCTGATGTGGCTATTGGTTCTCGTTATGTGAGGGGGGTTAATGTGGTAAACTGGCCGATGAGCAGGGTATTGATGTCATATTTTGCTTCAATGTATGTGAGGTTGATTACCAGGATCAATATTCAGGATGCTACTGCTGGTTTTAAGTGTTATAGGCGGGTAGTTTTAGAAACAATTCCTTTTGATAAGATCAGGTTTGTAGGGTATGCGTTTCAGATTGAAATGAAGTTTACAGCTATAAAGTATGGTTTTAATGTGGTTGAGGTACCAATTATATTTACGGATAGAACGGAAGGAACTTCAAAAATGAGTACAAGGATTTTCAGAGAGGCTTTTGTCGGGGTTATTCAAATGAAGGTTACGAGTTGGTTTAGAAGTTACAAGAGATAG
- a CDS encoding DUF1905 domain-containing protein — MITFESEIERFSKMGEKTGWTFVAIPKDIANQIKPDCRKSFRVKGFLDELPVAGLSFIPMGEGDFILALNSGIRKQLKKEEGAKLNLQLEEDKTFKIEMPEDLELCLLEERHFLENFLNLPKSHQNYYINWLNTAKTETTRIKRLTQIVIAMDKQQNFSEMMRSNKNAV; from the coding sequence ATGATAACTTTTGAATCAGAAATAGAACGCTTCTCCAAAATGGGTGAAAAAACCGGATGGACATTCGTGGCTATTCCAAAGGATATTGCCAATCAAATCAAACCTGATTGCCGTAAGAGCTTTCGTGTTAAAGGATTTCTCGACGAACTTCCTGTAGCAGGCTTGTCATTCATACCCATGGGGGAGGGAGACTTTATTCTTGCCCTGAATTCCGGCATACGCAAACAATTAAAAAAAGAAGAAGGCGCAAAACTTAATTTGCAACTCGAAGAAGATAAAACCTTCAAAATAGAAATGCCAGAAGATCTGGAACTCTGTCTGCTGGAAGAAAGACATTTTTTAGAAAACTTTCTTAATCTTCCCAAATCCCACCAGAACTATTACATCAACTGGCTCAACACCGCTAAAACAGAAACTACCCGTATCAAGCGGCTTACACAAATTGTCATCGCTATGGATAAGCAGCAAAATTTCTCTGAAATGATGCGAAGCAATAAAAATGCAGTGTAA
- a CDS encoding TIGR02757 family protein, with protein MEFLELKDFLDIKVAQYNRPDFITNDPICIPHRFSKKQDIEIAAFFAAVLAWGQRKTIINKCTDLFDRMDNDPYNFMLHHGDEDLRRLLNFKHRTFNDTDLLYFISFFKHHYTLSDSLETAFLPVNFGQLESFTAEHALNHFRTYFFSLPDSPRRTVKHISSPTQKSTCKRLNMFLRWMVRKDQTGVDFGVWTTISPADLICPCDVHVDRVARRLDLITRKQTDWRTAVELTTELRKFDPSDPVKYDFALFGLGVEEKF; from the coding sequence TTGGAATTTTTAGAACTAAAGGATTTTCTGGACATTAAAGTTGCGCAATATAACAGGCCCGACTTTATCACAAATGATCCAATCTGCATCCCACATCGCTTTTCTAAAAAACAAGACATTGAAATTGCTGCATTCTTTGCTGCAGTTTTGGCCTGGGGGCAGCGTAAAACCATTATAAATAAATGCACTGATCTCTTTGACCGGATGGACAACGACCCTTATAACTTCATGCTGCATCACGGCGATGAAGATTTGCGCCGGCTATTAAACTTCAAGCACAGGACTTTTAATGATACCGATCTTCTTTACTTCATCTCCTTTTTTAAACATCATTACACGCTTTCAGACAGCCTGGAAACAGCCTTCCTGCCAGTAAATTTCGGCCAGCTGGAAAGTTTCACTGCTGAACACGCCCTGAACCATTTCCGTACCTACTTTTTTAGTCTTCCGGATTCTCCCCGCAGAACCGTTAAACACATCTCTTCACCCACTCAAAAATCCACCTGCAAAAGACTGAATATGTTTTTGCGCTGGATGGTACGCAAAGACCAGACAGGAGTAGACTTTGGTGTATGGACAACTATTTCCCCAGCAGATCTGATTTGTCCATGTGACGTCCATGTAGACCGTGTTGCCCGTCGCCTTGATCTGATCACCCGTAAACAAACAGACTGGCGAACTGCCGTAGAATTGACTACAGAACTGCGTAAATTCGATCCCTCAGATCCTGTTAAATACGATTTCGCACTATTTGGCCTTGGCGTGGAAGAGAAATTTTAA
- a CDS encoding cystathionine gamma-synthase has product MKFATKAIHAGQEPDPTTGAVMTPIYQTSTYWQKSPGEHQGFEYSRGTNPTRQALENCLAALENAKYGMAFSSGMGATDTVLRLLQPGDEVITGNDLYGGSYRIFTKVYAKYGIKFHFLDLSKPENMLPYINDKTKLVWIETPTNPTMQIIDIEGVAKITKEKGLILTVDNTFASPYLQNPIDLGADIVMHSVTKYIGGHSDVVMGALLLNDEQLYKDLWFIYNACGATPGPQDAFLVLRGIKTLHLRMKAHCENGEKVARFLKTHPKIDKIYWPGFEDHPNHDIAKKQMRGFGGMVSITLKGADLAETFRVASSFKVFTLAESLGGVESLINHPTTMTHGSIPKEEREKVGVTDNLLRLSVGVEDIDDLLADLAQALS; this is encoded by the coding sequence ATGAAATTTGCAACTAAAGCCATACATGCAGGTCAGGAACCTGATCCAACAACAGGAGCAGTGATGACTCCAATCTATCAAACCTCTACCTACTGGCAAAAATCGCCGGGTGAGCACCAGGGCTTTGAATATTCGAGAGGAACAAATCCGACCCGTCAGGCATTGGAAAATTGTCTTGCTGCACTTGAAAATGCAAAATATGGTATGGCTTTCTCTTCGGGGATGGGTGCTACAGATACTGTTTTGCGTTTGTTGCAACCAGGTGATGAGGTAATTACAGGTAACGATCTTTACGGAGGCTCGTACCGTATCTTTACAAAAGTATATGCAAAATATGGCATTAAATTTCATTTCCTGGATCTGTCAAAACCAGAGAATATGCTGCCATATATCAATGATAAAACCAAGCTGGTTTGGATTGAAACACCTACCAACCCAACCATGCAGATTATTGACATTGAAGGCGTAGCTAAAATTACTAAAGAAAAAGGATTGATCCTGACTGTAGACAACACTTTTGCTTCTCCATATTTACAGAACCCGATTGATCTGGGAGCTGATATTGTGATGCACTCTGTGACTAAATACATTGGCGGTCACTCTGATGTAGTGATGGGTGCTTTATTATTGAATGATGAACAATTGTACAAAGACCTTTGGTTTATCTATAACGCTTGTGGGGCAACTCCAGGTCCGCAAGACGCTTTCCTTGTATTAAGAGGTATTAAAACTTTGCACCTGCGTATGAAAGCACATTGCGAAAATGGCGAGAAAGTTGCGCGTTTCCTTAAAACCCATCCTAAGATTGATAAGATCTACTGGCCGGGTTTTGAAGATCATCCTAACCATGACATTGCGAAAAAGCAGATGCGTGGTTTTGGTGGAATGGTTTCTATCACCCTTAAAGGTGCCGATCTGGCAGAAACATTCAGAGTAGCTTCATCTTTCAAAGTATTCACTTTAGCAGAATCATTAGGTGGAGTTGAATCACTGATCAATCACCCAACTACCATGACTCACGGTTCAATCCCTAAAGAGGAACGTGAAAAAGTAGGTGTAACAGATAACCTGTTGCGTCTGAGTGTTGGAGTAGAAGATATCGATGATCTTTTAGCTGATTTAGCTCAGGCCCTGAGTTAA